In the genome of Theropithecus gelada isolate Dixy chromosome 19, Tgel_1.0, whole genome shotgun sequence, the window TCAAGGAATCACAGAAGCCTCTAATAATTTGAAAAGATACCACATTCACATAAAGACTTAAATGGCAAGAAACACCAAAGTTTTAAACAATGTTTACAGAAATCTTAATGCCATAGTCAGTACTAACTAAATCTTAGCATTGGATACGTATGAATGAGTTTGATGCCTACAATAGCACTACGAGATAGCCACCATTAagtgtttccattttatagatgaaggcAACCTCAGAGAGGGTAGGTCTTTGTCTAGTGTCACACAGTTGGCAAGAGCAACTTACCTTTGTAAATGCCACCTTGAACACCTTTATTTCATAGCCTCCTTCTTCCTACAGATTCCCATGGCAACAGAAGAGTTTGTGAAACCATCACAGGTAAGTGGAAGAAGTCCCAGGTCTTCACTGACCCTGTTCCCTAAAGCCATGGTTCTGACCCACAGACGCAGGTGACACTGATGTCCTGGGACTCTTTTTCCTTCGTGTTGGGTCCCTGGGGTCACCTCAGGCCCAGGATGATTAATCAGGGTCAGGAGTTATGCAGAGATGTTCTCATTTCTGCATCCAATAGGATGAAGTGATGAAAGGTTTCCTGGGCATAGGCTCCAGCGTGTCCAAATGCTTAGAGATGAGAATGATATGGGCATATATAGGGAACTGCAAGTCTCCGTGCACTGTGGCCAAACTTTGACAGTTTGAGCTGTGACAGAATATgagtttccttttccttctttataatcTCACAGATACATGATTTGTCCTTTTTGTAGATCTTAGCAAACTCagagtacaatttttttttcttgttaagaattctaggccaggcacagtggctcacgcctgtaatcctagcactttgggaggccaaggcgggtggatcacgaggtcaggagatcgagaccatcctggctaacatggtaaaaccccgtctctactaaaaatacaaaaaaaggccgggcgcggtggctcaagcctgtaatcccagcactttgggaggccgaggcgggcggatcacgaggtcaggagatcgagaccatcctggctaacacggtgaaaccccgtctctactaaaaatacaaaaaaaaaaaactagccgggcgaggtggcgggcgcctgtagtcccagctgctcgggaggctgaggcaggagaattgcgcgaacccgggaggcggagcttgcagtgagcggagatctggccactgcactccagcctgggcgacagagcgagactccgtctcaaaaaaaaaaaatacaaaaaaatacaaaaaaaatcagccgggcatggtggcaggcgcctgtggtcccagcttctcaggaggctgaggcaggagaatggcatgaacccgggaggcggagcttgcagtgagccaaggtggcaccactgcactccagcctgggcgacagtgcgagattctgtctcaaaaataaaaaataaaaactcccaCCTTTTCACTTACAGGAAGTACTTCACAGGTTGTCTTTTACATATCTGAATGGCTGGTATTATTGCTCTTGTGCTTTGGGggtattaagtaaaataaagggttacttgaacacaagcactgtgataatGAGACGGTTGATATGATAACCAAGATGGCCACGTAGTGACTAACAGGTAGGTAATGTATTCAGCGTGGATctactggacaaagggatgattcacgtCTTGGGCAGAACAGCGTCGGACAGTGTAAGATtttatcacactactcagaaaAGCACGTCATTTATAACTTTTGAGTTGTTCTTTTCTGGAATTATCCATGTAATATTTTCGGACCACAGTTGACCACTGGTGAGTGAAACCatggaaaacaaaatagtggCTAAGAGCGGGGACGGCTGTATATgtattcagtgctataaattttatTCTAAGCACTGCTTCCACTGCATCTCACAAATTCTAAGTTGTGTTTTCATTGtcatttagttaaaaatatttttaaatttatcttgagtatttcttctttgttccatGCATTAAGTCTTGTTTACATCTCCTGGGTATTTTTGGATTTGCCAGCTTTACTGCTTTCTAGTTGAATTCCATTGTGATCACAGAGCAttgtattatttctattaaatgtATTAAGAGGTATTTTATGACTGTGTATTGTAAACTGGGGAATAAGTGCCCTTCGTGGGGTCTCTAGGATCATTCCAGCACTGCCATGGAAATGAAACTCTGAGAGGCGTAAAGGATTTGTTACATTCATAGGTTCTCATAGAGGGTGGCACAGCACACCATGCATGGAGCCATATGGAAGGAGTTCTCAGGGAGTGGACTCAACCAAGCAGGCAGGGAGCCAACAGGGAGAGCAAGGACCTGTGGGCAGGCGCCTTTCCTAGTGTGTCTGAATGTCATTCAGTCACTgtcaaaggaggaaagaaaggggaggTTGTGACAGGGACCAGTCTTAGCATGCTGGGGTTGCTCATAATGTATTGGAGATGTTGAAGCATCAGGAAAATAGGaagttttaaagatttaaaaaacaggcCCAGAATGTGGTCTGTCTCATTGAATattccatgtgagcttgagaacaGCGCGTATTCTGTTCTTGTTGGACaaagtaatctaaagatgatgATTATGTCCGGTTGATTGATGGTGTTGTTGAATTCAGCTAAGTTTATTGGTTTTCTGCCTACTGTATCTGTCAGTAACAGATAGAAAAGAGTGTGGAAGACTTCAATTATGATGGTGGATTGATCTGTTTCTCCTTGAAGATCTGTCCGTTTTTGCCTCATATAGTTTGATGCTCTGTGGTCAGGCATGTATGTGCTAAGGGTTCTTACATCTTTTTGGAAAcggcttcaacctcccgagtagctgggattacaggcgcccgccaccacgcccagctaatttttgtatttttagtagagacagggtttctccacattggccagcctgacctcaggtgatccacctgcctcagcctcccaaagtgcctgtgATGTTTTCTCGATAGCTAGACATGATGAGCTCAGTAAAAGGAATTGCTGTAAATAGGCCTTTAATAATGTGGTGGTGAGGTGTGTCAGCGGGCAGGGCAAGCATTTTAAGTCCCGCCGTTAAGTCTCTGTTTTAGTGGGCCTGTTCCTCTTGACTGAAATTCTCATGTGTTTCTAAATAGTGTTTTGTTATGCTTTTTCTCTCCCATTATGTGGAAGAGGATTACTAGAGTGGGTTGTAGTTGGTTATTTCCCTTCCCCCAGATAGATTAGGCTCTGATAATAACCTCTGTAGGTTGGACTTTGGTTAACTGTTGTCTCCCAAGGGCAGGCTTTGTTTAGAGGAACACATTGCtatggcatattttaaaatgattcattTTCCCCTCTCTGGTGGAAGCacaaggggattttttttttttccagtattcaCCATGAGAACTTGGTTAAGTTTCTGGAGGTAAATTTTGCAAGATTGTGGGGGCCCCTTATAGTGATAAATGCCTCTTGAATTTTCAGCTCACAGAATTGTCCACACAGAGCTTCCTGCAATTTGTGTATTATAGATTGGGTTTTCCTAACCTGGCACTGGTTTGCATGATGGTTTCCTTTCATGAGTTTCTGCTCCTGTGAGCCTTGATTCCCCTGTATTCCCTTGTTTATCTCTCCAATCTTGGGGGCAGTGGTGTGTCCTGTGCCCTTATCTTTCCTGTGTGGATCCTAGAAGAACTGTCCATTTCTTAGTCTGTTTAACTCTTTACTTGCTATTGTGATAGAGTTGCCACTTCCAAGCTCCTTACATGCAGAATCGGAAACCAGAGTCCAGGAGTTAGGCCTTCACAATGTGGAGTCTCATGTTGGGACTTCTTGGTGGTGGTGTCAGGTGCACAGCAAGAGACAGACACGTGGAGTTCAGGGAAGGGATCCAAGTGAAAGCTATCCGTCAGCCAGTGGCTGGCCTGTGGACCATGGCAAATTTAAGAGGAACACTCTTCAGGTCATAGTGGCAATCCCATCAGTGAGGAAGGATGTAGAGAGTATTCTTTAACGACTGGGTGTCTTGCATGGTCACCTAGAGGTGGGAACCATCACTAAGACAGATAAAGAAGAGTAGTAACCATGGATGTGTGGGGGTAGGATGAAACGGGTGTCCAGCTGCTGGCACAGTCTTTAAATGGGGAATGGTTAAGAGATTCATTCAGAGGCAAAGCAGTACTGGAGGTCAAATGACACCAAGGTCAGGGCTGGTGCTTTTTCTCCCTTCTGCTGGCTCAGACTTTTGTTGGTAACTCTTGGTGGGGCCTGAGTAGTTTCAGACAGGGGGACAGATTATGTTAAGAGCAAATGAGATTGACTGGGAGAGTCATTCAGCCTGTGGTGGGAGCAGCTGGGGACCAGGCTTTGACTGAGTATAGGTGGAGAGAGGAAAGATGTGACGGGTGTGGGGGCAGCACAGGCAACACTGAGGAGGAAGTGGACTTCTGCAGCGTGAGCTCACACAAGGTCTGAGTGGCTGAAATTGGAACAAAGAGCCAGGCCAGATGGGGAAGTCTTCATAACAGTCCTGAGACTGCCTCTGGCTTGGGTCTAACAAAGATGTGTGGTGGTGCTGGATCCGTGTTGCATTTAGCCAGTGCTGCCTGGGCCCCTTGAGCAGAGTGGCATGTGGAGAAGCCAGTGAAGTGCCTGTGTCATGGATGCTGAGGGCGGTGGAGTTCAAGGTGTAGCAGCCATGATCTGGAGATGTGTTCCCATGAATGGTGTGCAACTGGGAGGGAGTATGGCTGTACTCAGGATCCTTGTACTGGCACTTTAAGCCAAGACAGTAAGCACAGGTTTCAGTATATCTGGGTCTCCAGCGAGATGAACCAGCAGGAGCATGGATAAGATTCCATGATGTAAGGCTCAGAGGGAGATACTATAAGGACCTGGTATCTCCTCTGAGTTGGAGAACTAGGGAGGAGGGAGATTTACTGGGATTCCTGGGGATTGAGTCTGCTCATGATCTCACCTGCCCCCATCATGCAGGGCCATGTGACCTTTGAGGATATTGCTGTGTACTTCTCCCAGGAGGAGTGGGGCCTCCTTGATGAAGCTCAGAGGTGCCTGTATCAtgatgtgatgctggagaacttTTCGCTTATGGCCTCAGTGGGTAAGATCTCTTAAAACCACACCATCGACCTCTGTTGGACTTTGCTCTTCCCCTTTTTCCAGGAGTTTCCTGTCTTTCCCAGAGTTGGACATGGGCCCTGCTTCTTTCCTTGGTTCTTGACCTGTGGAAGACATAGGCGCTGTGGTTGCCAGGCCTGGGTTTTTTCCTGCCCCAACATCTACTGTCCTGAAGCTTTTTAGTTAAGAGTTTGGGTTCAGACTCTTGTAACTTGCCCAACCGATACCACTTGGTTTTGCCACTGCTTGCTAAGGTTCACTTCTGTGGTGGACCTGTGTTACAGGTTCTCCCCCTGCCTTTAGTAGACATGTCTTTGGACCTGCCTTTCTCAGGAATTATAGGTACTTACATGGTTGCTATTTGTAGGGAACCCTAGACTATGACAGCAACACCCACTCCCAAGGGTTTTTTGTAAAAAGTTTCCCTCCTGTAGTCTGTCATGGGTTGGGGCACTCTGGGCCAGTGTCGGTGATCCACCTCCCTGTTTTTCCCTTAGGATTGCTTCTGCCTTCCAGGACTGAGATAGTCTCCTGACTTAAGCTGGGGACAGGGGAAAGGCCTGTGTTCCTGAAAGGGTAGTGAAGTCTTTAGCCATAGCAAGGAGGGGGGTTAACGAGGTTTGGGACCTGTGACTAGGAGCAGTGGGAGGTCATGATTTCAGGGCTGAACTCAAATCATACCAGGCAGATGTCCTATGTTCCCCACTATTTTGGTGCCAGGGCTCATGGCCAtacctcatttttctcttttctctgcctgcTTGACAATTTGCCTACTTGTCGTTTCTACTGTGATTGTCTCCTACCTCTGTTCTCCACATCTCTCCAGTTCCTATTCTGCAGTGTTCTCCAACATTAGCCTATACCTAATGTATTTAATCTTATGAGCTGTGCAGATACAGATGTTCCTCAGCTCATGATGGGGTTATATCCTGGTAAACCCATTGTGAGTTGAGAATACCGTAAGTcagaaatgcatttaatacacccaACTTATTAGACATCCCAGCTTAGCAACACAGTAGAGTATCAGTTGTTCAGCCTTGTGATTGCATGGCTTACTGAGAGCTGCAGCTTGCTACCACTGCATCACAAGGGTATATACACACTGCCTATCACTAGCCTGGGAAAAGTTCAAAATttaaagtatggtttctactgaatgcacaTCACTTTTGTATCATCATAAAGTGGAAAAATCGtaagttcaaccattgtaaaTCAAAGACTACGTAAGCTCTCAAACATCAGCTATCCAGTTGTAATTGCATTTTCCTGGGGTGACACACATTCTATGCAGGTCTCCCCTGTCTTCATCAGACAACGTCCTATTGAAAACCATTGACAGAGAAGGGAGTCGTATGCCCCCTGCCTGTCTTCCCACCACAGTACCCGATTCTTTGTTCTCCTGCTGGTTATGGGTCTTCCCCTACATGGTAACCTTCAGAGCCCTAATACTACAAGTATTATGTTCCTTGACCTGACTCCAGCTCCCTTGTCCTGAAAACAAACCCATAgcctgggtgcgatggctcatgcctataatcctagcacttggggaagctgaggtgggaggatcacttgagctaaggaatttgagaccagccttggcaacataatgagatccctatctccacaaaaaattctaaaaagttagccaggcatggtggtatatgcctgtagtctcagctacttgggaggctgaggtgggagtgtcACTGGAgcttggaaggtcaaggctgcagtgagatgtgactGCAACTGCACTcccatctgggtgacagagcaagactctatctcaaacaaaacaaaacaaaacaaaacaaacaaaacgtgGACTCATCCATCCCTGTGTTCCATAGGTATTTGTAATGGAGCTGTTCCCTTCCACCAAAGTCTGCATATACTTCacttgcatttttataattttagggtGTTTGCATGGAATAGAGACTGAGGAGGCCCCTTCTGAGCACACTATTTCTGCACAAGGAGTGTCACAGGCCAGGATTCCAAAGCCAGGTCCTTCCATCCCAAACGCTCATTCTTGTGAGATGTGTATCCTGGTCATGAAAGACATTTTGTACCTCACTGAGCACCAGGGAACCCTTCCCTGGCAGAAACCTTGTACTTCTGCAGCCAGTGGGAAATGGTTTTCATTTGGTTCTAACCTGCAACTGCACCAGAACCAGGACAGCGGAGAGGAACACATCAGAAAGGAGGAGAGCTGTGCCTTGCTTCTGAATAGCTGCAAAATTCCTCTGTCAGACAATCTCTTCCCATGCAAAGATGTTGAGAAGGATTTTCCAACCATCCTGGGCCTTCTTCAACACCAGACCACCCACAGCAGAGAAGAGTATGCACATAGAAGCAGGGAGACCTTTCAACAAAGACGTTACAAATGTGAGCAAGTTTTCAATGAGAAAGTTCATGTTACTGAGCATCAGAGAGTCCACACTGGAGAAAAAGCTTATAAGCGTAGGGAATATGGGAAATCCTTGAACTCTAAATATTCATTTGTTGAACACCAGAGAACCCATAATGCAGAAAAGCCTTATGTGTGCAGTATATGTGGGAAATCATTCCTCCATAAACAAACACTCATTGGGCACCAGCAGAGAATTCACACTAGAGAAAGGTCTTATGTGTGCATCGAATGTGGGAAATCCTTGAGCTCCAAATACTCACTTGTGGAACACCAGAGAACCCATAATGGAGAAAAGCCGTATGTGTGCAACGTATGTGGGAAATCATTCCGCCACAAACAAACATTTGTTGGGCACCAGCAGAGAATCCACACTGGAGAGAGGCCTTATGTATGTATTGAATGTGGGAAATCTTTTATTCATTCCTACGACCGCATTCGACACCagagagttcacactggagaaagggcTTATCagtgcagtgaatgtgggaaatcctTCATATACAAACAGTCACTTCTGGATCACCAGAGAATCCACACGGGAGAAAGGCCTTATGAGTGCAAAGAGTGTGGGAAAGCATTCATTCACAAAAAAAGACTTCTTGAGCaccagagaattcatactggagaaaagccTTATGTGTGCATCATATGCGGGAAATCATTTATCCGCTCATCTGACTACATGCGACaccagagaattcacactggagaaagggcTTATGAATGCAGTGactgtgggaaagccttcatCTCCAAACAAACACTTCTTAAGCATCACAAAATCCACACTAGAGAAAGACCTTATgaatgcagtgaatgtgggaaaggCTTCTACCTTGAGGTTAAACTTCTTCAGCACCAAAGAACCCATACTAGAGAACAACTTTATGATTGCAATGAATGTGGAAAAGTCTTCAGCCACCAAAAAAGACTTCTTGAGCACCAGAaagttcacactggagaaaagcccTGTgagtgcagtgaatgtgggaaatgCTTTAGACACCGCACCAGCCTCATTCAACACCAGAAAGTTCACAGTGGAGAGAGGCCTTATAACTGCACTGCATGTGAGAAGGCCTTTATCTATAAAAACAAACTTGTTGAGCATCAGCGAATCCACACTGGAGAAAAGCCGTATGAATGTGGtaaatgtgggaaagccttcaacAAAAGATATTCCCTTGTCAGGCACCAGAAAGTACATACAACAGAAGAGCCCTAGCAATTGTTGACATGTGCCATTGTCTTATTCACCATAACACACCAGAGAGCCGACTTTTCAAGGGATCCGACAGAAATTAAACCTCATATATCTGCGTATCAGTAGTTGAAAGATTCACTACAAGGTCCAAGTACTTGGGAAACTTTCCAGAGATTATTACTTGTACCTTCTAATCTGCCCAGTGTTACAACAGACACTACCATGTGGCATATCCTCACATTTTTCATCAGTCACTCACATGTGCTCAAGGAATGCAGACCACTGTGCTCACCAAATTCTGAAAGGAGTAATAAAAGCCTATTGAGGGTCCTCTTCCATTTTGCTGAACTGTTCAAGGCATAGACAAAACCCAAAT includes:
- the ZNF549 gene encoding zinc finger protein 549 isoform X2; the protein is MAAAALVNTPQGHVTFEDIAVYFSQEEWGLLDEAQRCLYHDVMLENFSLMASVGCLHGIETEEAPSEHTISAQGVSQARIPKPGPSIPNAHSCEMCILVMKDILYLTEHQGTLPWQKPCTSAASGKWFSFGSNLQLHQNQDSGEEHIRKEESCALLLNSCKIPLSDNLFPCKDVEKDFPTILGLLQHQTTHSREEYAHRSRETFQQRRYKCEQVFNEKVHVTEHQRVHTGEKAYKRREYGKSLNSKYSFVEHQRTHNAEKPYVCSICGKSFLHKQTLIGHQQRIHTRERSYVCIECGKSLSSKYSLVEHQRTHNGEKPYVCNVCGKSFRHKQTFVGHQQRIHTGERPYVCIECGKSFIHSYDRIRHQRVHTGERAYQCSECGKSFIYKQSLLDHQRIHTGERPYECKECGKAFIHKKRLLEHQRIHTGEKPYVCIICGKSFIRSSDYMRHQRIHTGERAYECSDCGKAFISKQTLLKHHKIHTRERPYECSECGKGFYLEVKLLQHQRTHTREQLYDCNECGKVFSHQKRLLEHQKVHTGEKPCECSECGKCFRHRTSLIQHQKVHSGERPYNCTACEKAFIYKNKLVEHQRIHTGEKPYECGKCGKAFNKRYSLVRHQKVHTTEEP
- the ZNF549 gene encoding zinc finger protein 549 isoform X4 encodes the protein MCILVMKDILYLTEHQGTLPWQKPCTSAASGKWFSFGSNLQLHQNQDSGEEHIRKEESCALLLNSCKIPLSDNLFPCKDVEKDFPTILGLLQHQTTHSREEYAHRSRETFQQRRYKCEQVFNEKVHVTEHQRVHTGEKAYKRREYGKSLNSKYSFVEHQRTHNAEKPYVCSICGKSFLHKQTLIGHQQRIHTRERSYVCIECGKSLSSKYSLVEHQRTHNGEKPYVCNVCGKSFRHKQTFVGHQQRIHTGERPYVCIECGKSFIHSYDRIRHQRVHTGERAYQCSECGKSFIYKQSLLDHQRIHTGERPYECKECGKAFIHKKRLLEHQRIHTGEKPYVCIICGKSFIRSSDYMRHQRIHTGERAYECSDCGKAFISKQTLLKHHKIHTRERPYECSECGKGFYLEVKLLQHQRTHTREQLYDCNECGKVFSHQKRLLEHQKVHTGEKPCECSECGKCFRHRTSLIQHQKVHSGERPYNCTACEKAFIYKNKLVEHQRIHTGEKPYECGKCGKAFNKRYSLVRHQKVHTTEEP
- the ZNF549 gene encoding zinc finger protein 549 isoform X3, with product MLENFSLMASVGCLHGIETEEAPSEHTISAQGVSQARIPKPGPSIPNAHSCEMCILVMKDILYLTEHQGTLPWQKPCTSAASGKWFSFGSNLQLHQNQDSGEEHIRKEESCALLLNSCKIPLSDNLFPCKDVEKDFPTILGLLQHQTTHSREEYAHRSRETFQQRRYKCEQVFNEKVHVTEHQRVHTGEKAYKRREYGKSLNSKYSFVEHQRTHNAEKPYVCSICGKSFLHKQTLIGHQQRIHTRERSYVCIECGKSLSSKYSLVEHQRTHNGEKPYVCNVCGKSFRHKQTFVGHQQRIHTGERPYVCIECGKSFIHSYDRIRHQRVHTGERAYQCSECGKSFIYKQSLLDHQRIHTGERPYECKECGKAFIHKKRLLEHQRIHTGEKPYVCIICGKSFIRSSDYMRHQRIHTGERAYECSDCGKAFISKQTLLKHHKIHTRERPYECSECGKGFYLEVKLLQHQRTHTREQLYDCNECGKVFSHQKRLLEHQKVHTGEKPCECSECGKCFRHRTSLIQHQKVHSGERPYNCTACEKAFIYKNKLVEHQRIHTGEKPYECGKCGKAFNKRYSLVRHQKVHTTEEP
- the ZNF549 gene encoding zinc finger protein 549 isoform X1, with the protein product MAAAALVNTPQIPMATEEFVKPSQGHVTFEDIAVYFSQEEWGLLDEAQRCLYHDVMLENFSLMASVGCLHGIETEEAPSEHTISAQGVSQARIPKPGPSIPNAHSCEMCILVMKDILYLTEHQGTLPWQKPCTSAASGKWFSFGSNLQLHQNQDSGEEHIRKEESCALLLNSCKIPLSDNLFPCKDVEKDFPTILGLLQHQTTHSREEYAHRSRETFQQRRYKCEQVFNEKVHVTEHQRVHTGEKAYKRREYGKSLNSKYSFVEHQRTHNAEKPYVCSICGKSFLHKQTLIGHQQRIHTRERSYVCIECGKSLSSKYSLVEHQRTHNGEKPYVCNVCGKSFRHKQTFVGHQQRIHTGERPYVCIECGKSFIHSYDRIRHQRVHTGERAYQCSECGKSFIYKQSLLDHQRIHTGERPYECKECGKAFIHKKRLLEHQRIHTGEKPYVCIICGKSFIRSSDYMRHQRIHTGERAYECSDCGKAFISKQTLLKHHKIHTRERPYECSECGKGFYLEVKLLQHQRTHTREQLYDCNECGKVFSHQKRLLEHQKVHTGEKPCECSECGKCFRHRTSLIQHQKVHSGERPYNCTACEKAFIYKNKLVEHQRIHTGEKPYECGKCGKAFNKRYSLVRHQKVHTTEEP